GTTCAGATACGCGGGGACGTCGACCGTCTCTATCTCGGGGGCGAGTCGCTTCGCAACCCTGTACTCGTGGTGCCACTGCCTGAAGAACCGCGACACGACGTCGTGTTCTTCGATCGCCTGTGAGACGACGGCGACGTGCTCCTCGGACGGGTCTCGCTGAATCGCTCGAAGGTCGTCGATCGACACCAGATCGCGCTCCAGCGCCGAGATGACGACAGCGGAACTGCAGTCCCCCTCCGTGAGTTCCCGCCGCCAGGTCGTGATCCAGTTACCGATGCGAGCCAACCGCTGGGCGTGGGTTACCAGCCGTCGCAGGGTCGAGAGATCGCTCCTGTCGAACGCCGGCGCGAAGAGGAGGTCGATATCGGCGTAGACGAACACCATCATGTTGTTGACGTCGTAGCGACAGAGTTCGTATTCGGAGACGAGGTCGAGGTGCTGGTTCGCGAGCGCGGAGTACTCGATCGCGGTGACGACCTGTTTCAGGTCGAACGACAGTATCTCGTCGAACTCCGAGAGACGTGGACTCCCCCCGATCGTTTCGGAAAACGCCGCCCAGGTCTCTTGGAGGAACGCGAGCAACTCCGGTCGGACGCCGTCGCGATCCAGGTTCGCCGTCTGGTGGTCGAACGGGATTTTCGCCGCCTCCTCGAGCGTCTCGCGGTCGCCGTCCCGTTCGGCGACGTCGTCGACGACCGCGACGAAGATGGAGGCGAACAGTTTGGCATCATGAGTCTGTCGAACGTGGAGCGGTTCGACGCAAGAGAGCCTGAACTCGGGAAACAATCGAGAGAGCCACCGCCAGAGGTACCTGTCTCGGCCGTCGACGATTCGGTCGTAGTCGTCGACCAGTGAGACGACCGAATCGGGGAGTTCTCGTTCACGAACAGCTAGGGATGGGTCCTCGTCGACGTCGGACCACCGACCCTCGTAACTCATCGAATAGCCCACGATTGGCGAGACGCAAATTTAGGTGTATCGCCGCGTCGACCCGCAGCACCCGTATCAGGTTCCGGCCCCCTCTCGAGACGGGTGTCAAGAAACTCGCACATCTGCTTCTCCAAGACTCGCAATCCCGTGTTCCGAGACGAAACGCCCGTCGCGCAGTGCTATCCGACACGGACGAAGAATCGACGGATTCTCGCGGTACGGACGGGCAAACCGCCCGTTCGGCGGAAAACTAGATTCGACCGACGTTCTCGACGCCGACGCTTTCGACGCCCTCTACCTCCGAGAACGTCTCCTCGACGCCCTCGGTTCCGCCGGAGCCGTCGGGGACGATCACGGTCGGGTAGAGCGCGACGAGACCGAACGCGACGTTCTCGCGCTCGACGCCGTTGATCTTCGCACCCTCGGGGAGCGCGCTCTCGAGACGCTCCTGGAGTTCATCCAGGTCGACGTCCGGACTCTGCGGCATGACCTTGATTTTGGCAGCTACTTTTCCCATGGTTATGGACCGGTGAACCCACAGTCGGGACACTCATAGAGGTTGCTCTGCTTGCGACACTTCGCACAGCGGTAGATCTGTTTCCCGCAGTCGGGACACTTGAACGCGGCCGCGTTCGTCCCCGCGATGTTGATCCCGCAGGAGATGCAGGAACGCGAGCCGTGGTCGTCCGTCGTACTCATACACCCACGTTCCGTCCGGGCGCTTTTAACCGTTGTCTTTCCAGGGTCGACAGTGCACCCGTCTCGCACACCCCACGTCGTCGAGTGTACTCAGGGACCGCCGTCGTCGAGGTCGATCCCCTGTTCGTCGGCGAGTTCGTCCGCCCGCTCGGTGATTCGATCCAGCGCCCGGTGCTGCCCCGGCTGGCCGTACACTTCGTCGAGGATCGGCTCGCCCGACCCGGAGACGCGGTCGTCGTTCCCGGTCGGTTTCGAGGAGTCGCGATCGGTCCGATCGCTCGAGTCGGTGTCTCCCTCGGCTCCTACCAGTCGGCGAACGATCCGCCCCAAGCGTTCGATCACGGGTTGCTCACCCGAAGTTACGTCGGATCGAGTATAGTTGTTGTCACCGCGGCGTCATCCGAACAGCAACGGCCCGATCAGGACCCCCATCAGGTGAACGCGACGGGCGCGCAGCCGAACCGGGACCATCCCGACCGCAGCGGCAACGGCGAAGACGACGATTCCGAGGGGACCCGTAAACAGGTACGAGAGGACGAGCAGGAGTCCGAGTACGACCGCGGAGATCTTCCAGTAGGCGACCCTTCCGACGAGTGTGAGATACCGATCCCCGACGAGGATCACGAGGACGAAGCCGACGACGCCGGCGAGAACCACGCTCGAGACGAGAACGGGTAGCTCGAGCGGCGCGTTCGCGCTCTCGAAGGCGACCATCACGCCCGTTCGCGGCTGACCGATGGCGACGAGCGCGAACAGCGCGAAGATGGTGTTCGCCGTATCGACCCCGCTCGTCGCGACGATGTAGCTCCGGTTGTCGGGACCGACCGAGCCGGTCGGGATGAACAGCAGCACCGCCACGGCGGCGATCGCCGCCGAGATCCCGGGAATGTAGCCGACGACGGCGCCCGCGAGCGCACCGGCGACCGCCGTCGCGAGCAACAGCGGGCGCGACATCCTGATCGTACCGCCCTCCTGGGGCGGCACGCCGCCGCCGCGGATCGCGTCGACGAGGACGGGAGCGCCGAACAGCCCCGCGAACAGCGGCGCGAGCATCCCGCCTGCCTCGAGCGGCGCGTCCGGCGAGAGATCGAGGGTGAGCGAGCCCAGCACGGCGGCGAGCCCGAACGAGAGCAGGCCGGCGAACCGGCGCTCCCAGGTGTACTCGGAGGCGACGAGGCCGAGCACGACCAGCGCAAGGACCACCGAGAGATTCGACCTGATCGTCGGGTACGCGGCCGTTACCGCCCACGTGATCGGAATCGCGAGCGGAACTGCGGCGACCACCGCCAGGATACTCCCGACCGCCGAGAGGCGGATCGCCTCGTGACCGCGGCCCTCGAGAACCAGCTGGTGGCCGGGCAGGGCGGTGACTGCCATCTCCGCGTCTGGAACCCCGAGCGCCATCGCCGGAACGGCGTTCAGGAAGGTGTGAACGACGCCCGCAGAGAGCATGGCGACGCCGACGAACAGCGGCGGGCCGGGAACGGCGGGGGCGACCCCCGCCAGCAACAGCGCGAAATTGTTCGCGTGGAGGCCGGGAACCAACCCGCTCAGCGAACCCAGCGCCGCCCCGGCGGCGACCCAGGCCAGGAGGTGCAGGGAAAACGCGGGATCGGCGGCGAACTCGAGGGCGGAGACGACCATCGAGGGGTCTGGCCGCCCCATCCGACTTCAACGTTCGCTCGAGGGGGAGTCCGTTTTCGAGCGTCGCCTGAGGGGAGTTCGTTTTCGAGCCGCGCTCGAGAGTGGCCGTTTGAGCCGTGCTCGAGATGAGTGCTCCGTCCACCGCCGAGAGCCGGTGCTCGAGACGCGGCGTCGAAAGAACGGAAGATGTGTCGAAATCGTCGCGTTGCGGCTCAGCCGAAGAGTTCGCCGAGGCCCTCGCCGCCGGCGCTGTCGTCCTCGTCGTCCTCGTCGTCGTCCGTCGTGTCCGGAACGTCGCTGGTTTCTTCGGCTTCCTCCTCGCCCTCGTCACCGCCCGCGGCTGCGCCGCCTGCGGCGGCACCGGCAGCGGGGACGGCGGCGGCCTCGGAGACCGCCTCGTCGATGTCGACGTCCTCGAGCGCGGCGACGAGCGCCTTGACGCGGGACTCCTCGACGTCGACGCCGGCGGCCTCGAGGACGCCGGTCAGGTTGTCTTCGTTGATCTCTTCGTCCGTCTCGTTCAGGATGAGTGCTGCGTATACGTATTCCATTGTTGTCTACCTCGATTAGCCGAACATCGCACCGAGACCTGCCGCGCCGTCTTCGTCGTCTTCGTCGTCTTCGTCGTCGTCCGCGTCGGCTGCGTCGGTCTCGTCTTCGTCAGTCGATTCGTCCGCGTCGGGCTCGGCTGCGGGGGCAGCGGGCGCCTCGACGCCCTGGAGTTCTTCCGGGAGTGCCTCCTCGTCGTCGATTTGAGCGGCGAGCGCACGGAGCTGTGCGTCGGCCCTGCTGACGAGGTCGGGCATGAGCTCTTCGTCCTCGATGGCGGCCTGCAGGCCGAGGCTCTTGGCCTCGCCCGTGGCCTTCGCGATGAGCGTCGGCATCGTCGCCGCGGTCGGGAAGCTCGCGTTGACGGCGAGGTTCCGGGCGCGTGCGGCGGCCGTCGCCACGTCGCTCTCGTAGGCCTCGACGTCGATGTCGAGGTCCGCGGGGTCGAAGAGGACGCCCTCGGAGTACACCGCGCGGAGGTCGAGTCCGACCTCCTTCGGCTCGATGCCGAGCTCGTTGAGGACGTTCGCCAGGTCCTGGGAGACTTCCTCGCCGGCGTCTAACACCTGCGAATCCTCCATGACCTGAATCGAGCCGTCCTCGATCCGGGCGTTGGCGCCGATCTGCTGGAGTTCGCCGACGAACGGCCCCGGGTCGACGCCCGTGTCCCCTTCGGGGATCACGATGTCGTTGGGGGCGATTTCGCCCGCGCCGATCGGAGCCGGCGTCTTCGACGCCTCGAGTTCCTTGTACAGCGCGAACGGGTTGTCGTTCGTGGCGATGATGCCGACCTGTCCCTCGACTTCCTCGACGAGGTCGTCGAGGCCGGCGTCGGAGAGCGCGCGAACCTGCAGCGTGTTGCGGCTCACGCGCAAGCGAGCGATGTCGTGGAGCTCGCGGCGCATGTCCTGGAGCTGCTTGCTCGGAATGCCGGTGATACCGACGATGCCGATGCTCTCGTACTCCTCGATGAGGGCCTCGAGTTCGCCGACCTCCTCCTTTTTCCACTGGGGAAGGTTCTCGGTCTTGCGTTCTGCTTCGGCGCTCATCTCAGGCCACCTCCACGGACGGGCCCATCGTCGTCTTCACGTAGACGGAGTCGATGTTCTGTGGCCCTTTTTCCAGGTCCGCGTGCAGACGGCGGAGGATGACGTCGATGTTGTCGGCGATCTCCTCCGCGTTCATGTCTTCGGCGCCCACGCGCGTGTGGAACGTCCGACGGTCGCGCGAGCGGATCTGCACGGTGTTCTTGAGTCTGTTGACGGTCTCGACGACGTCGTCGTCGGGACTGAGGGGGTCCGGCATCTTCCCCCGGGGACCGAGAATGGTACCCAGGTGCCGGGCGATATCTTGCATCATCGCCTCCTCGGCGATGAAGAAGTCCGTCTCGTCTGCGAGGTCTTTGGCCTCGTCGTCGTCCAGATCGGCCACGTCACTGCTCGAGAGCACCTGGTCCGCGACCTCTTCGGCGCGGACGGCGGTTTCTCCCTCTGCAATGACGATAATCTGTGTCTCCTGGCCGGTTCCGGACGGCAGGACGACGGACTCGTCGACACGGTTCGACGGTTCGTTGAGGTCGAGATCGCGCAGGTTGATCGCGAGGTCCACCGTCTCGGTAAAGTTCCGTTCGGGCGCGTCCTCGAGTGCGCGAGTGACCGCTGTTTCGATTTCCGAATCTGCCATCGTTCACCTCCGTAGTACGCAGGGTTGCTCCTACGGGTCAGTGAAACAGGCATCCGCCTGTCTCCTTTGAACGGAGTGTCATGGCGAACTTAAACCCGTCGAAGCAGTCGCTCGTGTGTCAGTCGGTTTCCCGGTCGGACGCCAGTTGCGCATTTTCTGGCCGACCGTGCAGTTGTCCACCTCCGGACGGCCACGACGCTCGAGGCGTTCGAACTCTCGCTGTAGACCGTACTCTCGAGCGGAAAGGGCGTACCCGAAGCGGCACCCTCTCGAGTGAGACGAAAGCGGCGCCCCCTCTCGAGTGAGATAAAAACGGCGTCGCTACCGCTCGGGGAGGGGTTCCTCGTCGTCGCCGCGCATCCACTCGAGTTCGAACTCGATGCTCCGTTCGACGCCCCCGTCGTCGGATTCGTCCTCGATTTCGACCTCGAACTCGATCGTCTC
Above is a genomic segment from Natrononativus amylolyticus containing:
- a CDS encoding elongation factor 1-beta codes for the protein MGKVAAKIKVMPQSPDVDLDELQERLESALPEGAKINGVERENVAFGLVALYPTVIVPDGSGGTEGVEETFSEVEGVESVGVENVGRI
- a CDS encoding HVO_2753 family zinc finger protein encodes the protein MSTTDDHGSRSCISCGINIAGTNAAAFKCPDCGKQIYRCAKCRKQSNLYECPDCGFTGP
- a CDS encoding tripartite tricarboxylate transporter permease, whose translation is MVVSALEFAADPAFSLHLLAWVAAGAALGSLSGLVPGLHANNFALLLAGVAPAVPGPPLFVGVAMLSAGVVHTFLNAVPAMALGVPDAEMAVTALPGHQLVLEGRGHEAIRLSAVGSILAVVAAVPLAIPITWAVTAAYPTIRSNLSVVLALVVLGLVASEYTWERRFAGLLSFGLAAVLGSLTLDLSPDAPLEAGGMLAPLFAGLFGAPVLVDAIRGGGVPPQEGGTIRMSRPLLLATAVAGALAGAVVGYIPGISAAIAAVAVLLFIPTGSVGPDNRSYIVATSGVDTANTIFALFALVAIGQPRTGVMVAFESANAPLELPVLVSSVVLAGVVGFVLVILVGDRYLTLVGRVAYWKISAVVLGLLLVLSYLFTGPLGIVVFAVAAAVGMVPVRLRARRVHLMGVLIGPLLFG
- the rpl12p gene encoding 50S ribosomal protein P1, whose amino-acid sequence is MEYVYAALILNETDEEINEDNLTGVLEAAGVDVEESRVKALVAALEDVDIDEAVSEAAAVPAAGAAAGGAAAGGDEGEEEAEETSDVPDTTDDDEDDEDDSAGGEGLGELFG
- a CDS encoding 50S ribosomal protein L10, with product MSAEAERKTENLPQWKKEEVGELEALIEEYESIGIVGITGIPSKQLQDMRRELHDIARLRVSRNTLQVRALSDAGLDDLVEEVEGQVGIIATNDNPFALYKELEASKTPAPIGAGEIAPNDIVIPEGDTGVDPGPFVGELQQIGANARIEDGSIQVMEDSQVLDAGEEVSQDLANVLNELGIEPKEVGLDLRAVYSEGVLFDPADLDIDVEAYESDVATAAARARNLAVNASFPTAATMPTLIAKATGEAKSLGLQAAIEDEELMPDLVSRADAQLRALAAQIDDEEALPEELQGVEAPAAPAAEPDADESTDEDETDAADADDDEDDEDDEDGAAGLGAMFG
- a CDS encoding 50S ribosomal protein L1; translated protein: MADSEIETAVTRALEDAPERNFTETVDLAINLRDLDLNEPSNRVDESVVLPSGTGQETQIIVIAEGETAVRAEEVADQVLSSSDVADLDDDEAKDLADETDFFIAEEAMMQDIARHLGTILGPRGKMPDPLSPDDDVVETVNRLKNTVQIRSRDRRTFHTRVGAEDMNAEEIADNIDVILRRLHADLEKGPQNIDSVYVKTTMGPSVEVA